A window of Syntrophaceae bacterium genomic DNA:
TGATCTTGCCGATGATCTCCTTCTGGACATAGGTCCTGGCCAGGTACTCGTCGCGCATGATCTCGATCTGCTTCCTGACGGCGGGGTTCTTGTCGATGCCCTTCTTCCGGGCAACGTCGGACACGACCATGATGCTCGCGAGGTTCCGCACGAGGACCTCCTCCATCCGGGGATCGGCCTTGATCATGGCCTGCTGGTTTTCCGGGTAGAGGCCCGTGTAGGCCTCGATGTCGCTCCGGGTGATCTCCTTGTTGCCGACCTTCGCAAGCACGTCCTTCTTCGCCTTCTCCGCCGCCGGGGCGACGGCGACGGTCAGGGCGAACAAGACCATGATGACTGCAAGAGCGCCTGCCGAAATTTTTCTCATTTCCGTTTCTCCTTTTCTCGGGTTGCCTCGGGCCATCGGTACGCCCGCAGGGGGTTTGCAATTTGCTAACGTTACCACAGGGCCCTGAAAACAGAAAATTTTTTTTGCGTCCCGGGCCCCGGTTTTCCCTGCATGGATCGTACCGCGCCCGCTGCGCCCGAAGATCGCGCGACAGGGCGGGGCCTTCTGTGCTATGGTGGGCCTACAGCCGACGGGCCGGTCCAGGGAGGGCGCATGAAACGGCAACACGACACCCGGATGCTCCGGTTTTTCATGACGGGGACGGCCCTTCTCTTCATCGCGGCCAGTTTGTCCCTGTCCGGCATCGACCTTTTCCTCGCGGTCCAGGGGGCCGCCCTCGTCCTCGGGGGACTGACGCTCGTCTCGCTCTTCAGGCGCTACCGCGGCCTGGACCTCTTCTCGGCCGCTTCGATCTACGTCCTCTACATCCTGATGATTGCGCTGTTTTCCCCCGGCTTCGTCAAGACACTCGCTGCATACCTGGCGAAGTAGCCGACAGCAGGGCTCGCCGCCCTCTCCTTCCGTCTTTTTGCGCTTGCGCCCCGTGCCGGATGCCTTTTTGATGTTTCGTTCATCCCGCGTTGAACGTTCCGTTCAAAAGAGGGCCTCCCGAGGCGCCCTGCAGGCCTCGCCGCCATCGCCTGCACACCGGCATTTCTTTCGTGAATCCATGCACTTGCAAACTATCTGCCTTCCCCTCTCCATCCTGGCACGCTCCTTTCTATGGTATCGGGCAACAAAACAAAAACACCGAGGAGGACCTGACCATGAAAAAGACGCTTTCCACCCTGATTCTTTCCGCCGTCGTCGTTCTGATCACCGCCGGATTTGCCTTCGCCGAGTACGCGGCAGCCGGGGCGGGCAACTTCCCCTACTTCCACCTGGGGGCCCTGATCGTGGGCGGCATGACGATCGTATCGCTCAAGCAGAAGTACGAGAAGCTCTACCTCAGCGAGGCGGTGGGCAGCTTTGCGATGTACGCGGCGCTGGTGGCGCTCTTCACGAGCCCGGTGGCCGAGGCGATCAAGAATCTGCTGTAAGAGACAGGCACTAGGCATCAGGCGTCAGTCTTCAGGAAGCAGCAGGCGCAAGGCAAAAGAGGCACGGAGTCCCGAGCGCGAGACAGGAGGCAGGGGCCATGGCAGCGCAGGTGAAGGCAAGAGTTCGGCAGATCGACTTCTCGCATATTCTGGTGATCGGTTCCTGGGGGTTTGCGATCGTGATTGCCTCGATGCTGGCGCTGTACATGGGGTACCTGCTGGACGAGATGCTGCGGACGCCGTCGACGTTCATGCTGGGGCTGTTCTTCCTGGCGCTTCTGCTGTGCATCGGGCGGCTCTACAAGGATGCCTGGGACCGTGTGGGCAGGGAGAAGAAGGCTCGGGGCTAGAGGCCCGGGGAGCCGAGGGAAACGGAACCCGCGACAGACGAAACAGCCGAGACAGACCGCAGAAGGTCCTCCTGAAAGAAAAAGCCCCCTCCCGTCCGGGATGGGGGCTTTTTTTACGTTCAGATTGGGAGAGGCCGGGGGGATCAGCGGTTGAAGGCCGTACCCTCGGGCGAGACGAGAAGGTCCTCCTTCCGGGGACTGGCGGCTTTCCCGTCCGGGCCCTGCGGAGCCGATCCGCCGGCCGTGAGCAGGCGGTCCTTTCGGAGCCGGAGCCGGTTCTCTTCGATCTGGTCGACGCCCAGGGCGCTGATCGCCAGCATCCCCGTGTCGAGGCGTTCGACCCAGCCCTTGGACTTCAGGTACCAGAGGTGGAACTCCACGAGTTCGTAAGGCTTGCCGAGGAGGCGGGCCATCTCGTAATCGCCCAGTCCCGGGCTCTTCGGGTTGCGCCGCCGCTGGACGTAGAGGATCGAGAGAAGGCTCTCGCGGGTCTCCCGGTCGTCGCCGAAGGCGGTCCCGTCGCC
This region includes:
- a CDS encoding J domain-containing protein, with product MNDTGFVDYYELLQLSPNADTDTVERVFRHLAKKLHPDNRESADPERFRLVVEAHQVLSDPKARAGYDVKYQDYWNRKWKIASEAGDGTAFGDDRETRESLLSILYVQRRRNPKSPGLGDYEMARLLGKPYELVEFHLWYLKSKGWVERLDTGMLAISALGVDQIEENRLRLRKDRLLTAGGSAPQGPDGKAASPRKEDLLVSPEGTAFNR